One segment of Ziziphus jujuba cultivar Dongzao chromosome 12, ASM3175591v1 DNA contains the following:
- the LOC107428283 gene encoding plant UBX domain-containing protein 7 isoform X2, with protein MDEVLSTSDQQSMVSSFLEIAVGQSAETARQFLQATSWKLEEAIQLFYVGNEGGAVAASPSQSPPTENFDALADQTSGVAERESGTENLVQRDVDEVRPPLPVIREALYDDALLYGMRYPPHESSNLIAFRNFNEEMKRHGVWEADQGAASTAENSRDNLASLYRPPFHLMFHGSFEKAKSAASAQDKWLLVNLQSTKEFSSHMLNRDTWANEAVSQTITTNFIFWQVYDDTTEGQKVCTYYKLDSMPVVLTIDPITGQKMRVWNGMVQPERLLEDLLPFLDSGPKDHHVTLSHKRPRESSLAQPQKTKDAPAVADKTNEEDEEVLRALAASMESIKDTSRVNSKDKDIVTEKEEETCSAEKPTYPPLPEEPKGDRRLLCRVGIRLPDGRRLQRNFFRSDPVQLLWSFCHSQLEEAKTRPFRLTQAIPGALKCLDYDSESTFEESGLANSMISVTWD; from the exons ATGGATGAAGTGCTATCTACGAGTGACCAGCAGAGCATGGTCTCGTCGTTCCTGGAGATCGCCGTCGGTCAATCGGCCGAGACAGCCAGGCAGTTCTTGCAG GCCACAAGTTGGAAGCTTGAGGAAGCAATTCAGCTTTTTTATGTGGGTAATGAAGGAGGAGCTGTAGCGGCATCTCCTTCTCAGTCTCCACCGACTGAAAATTTCGATGCTTTGGCTGATCAAACTTCtgg GGTAGCGGAAAGGGAGAGTGGAACTGAGAATTTGGTACAGCGTGATGTAGATGAAGTACGCCCTCCATTACCTGTTATAAGGGAGGCTCTGTATGACGATGCCCTGTTGTATGG GATGAGGTATCCACCACATGAATCAAGTAACTTAATTGCATTCCGTAATTTTAATGAGGAAATGAAACGTCATGGGGTTTGGGAAGCAGATCAAGGTGCTGCATCAACAGCAGAAAATTCTCGAGATAACCTTGCATCATTATATCGCCCTCCCTTTCATCTAATGTTTCATGGATCATTTGAAAAG GCAAAAAGTGCTGCTTCTGCTCAGGATAAATGGCTCCTTGTTAACTTGCAGTCTACTAAGGAGTTCAGCTCGCATATG CTTAATCGAGATACATGGGCTAACGAAGCTGTTTCTCAAACAATTACTACCAATTTTATCTTCTGGCAG GTATATGATGATACCACTGAAGGTCAGAAAGTTTGCACATATTACAAGTTGGACTCTATGCCTGTTGTGCTCACCATTGATCCCATAACTGGACAAAAAATGCGTGTTTGGAATGGAATGGTTCAACCTGAACGTTTGCTGGAG GATCTTTTGCCCTTCTTGGATAGTGGCCCAAAGGATCATCATGTGACTTTGTCACATAAACGTCCAAGAGAAAGTTCTCTGGCTCAACCACAGAAAACTAAAG ATGCCCCAGCAGTTGCAGACAAAACTAATGAAGAGGATGAGGAAGTATTGAGAGCTTTGGCAGCTTCCATGGAAAGTATAAAAGACACAAGTAGAGTGAATTCCAAAGACAAAGATATTGTTACTGAGAAAGAAGAGGAAACATGCTCAGCTGAGAAGCCTACTTATCCGCCTTTGCCTGAAGAACCCAAGGGTGACAGGAGACTCCTCTGTAGGGTTGGCATCCGTCTTCCAGATGGGCGCAGGCTGCAGCGAAATTTCTTCCGCTCTGATCCAGTACAG CTGCTATGGTCATTCTGCCATTCTCAACTAGAGGAAGCCAAAACAAGGCCATTCCGGCTGACACAAGCGATTCCAGGAGCTTTAAAGTGTCTGGATTATGATAGTGAATCGACTTTCGAGGAGTCGGGGCTTGCCAACTCCATGATTTCAGTTACATGGGACTGA
- the LOC107428283 gene encoding plant UBX domain-containing protein 7 isoform X1: MDEVLSTSDQQSMVSSFLEIAVGQSAETARQFLQATSWKLEEAIQLFYVGNEGGAVAASPSQSPPTENFDALADQTSGVAERESGTENLVQRDVDEVRPPLPVIREALYDDALLYGMRYPPHESSNLIAFRNFNEEMKRHGVWEADQGAASTAENSRDNLASLYRPPFHLMFHGSFEKAKSAASAQDKWLLVNLQSTKEFSSHMLNRDTWANEAVSQTITTNFIFWQVYDDTTEGQKVCTYYKLDSMPVVLTIDPITGQKMRVWNGMVQPERLLEDLLPFLDSGPKDHHVTLSHKRPRESSLAQPQKTKADLISDAPAVADKTNEEDEEVLRALAASMESIKDTSRVNSKDKDIVTEKEEETCSAEKPTYPPLPEEPKGDRRLLCRVGIRLPDGRRLQRNFFRSDPVQLLWSFCHSQLEEAKTRPFRLTQAIPGALKCLDYDSESTFEESGLANSMISVTWD; this comes from the exons ATGGATGAAGTGCTATCTACGAGTGACCAGCAGAGCATGGTCTCGTCGTTCCTGGAGATCGCCGTCGGTCAATCGGCCGAGACAGCCAGGCAGTTCTTGCAG GCCACAAGTTGGAAGCTTGAGGAAGCAATTCAGCTTTTTTATGTGGGTAATGAAGGAGGAGCTGTAGCGGCATCTCCTTCTCAGTCTCCACCGACTGAAAATTTCGATGCTTTGGCTGATCAAACTTCtgg GGTAGCGGAAAGGGAGAGTGGAACTGAGAATTTGGTACAGCGTGATGTAGATGAAGTACGCCCTCCATTACCTGTTATAAGGGAGGCTCTGTATGACGATGCCCTGTTGTATGG GATGAGGTATCCACCACATGAATCAAGTAACTTAATTGCATTCCGTAATTTTAATGAGGAAATGAAACGTCATGGGGTTTGGGAAGCAGATCAAGGTGCTGCATCAACAGCAGAAAATTCTCGAGATAACCTTGCATCATTATATCGCCCTCCCTTTCATCTAATGTTTCATGGATCATTTGAAAAG GCAAAAAGTGCTGCTTCTGCTCAGGATAAATGGCTCCTTGTTAACTTGCAGTCTACTAAGGAGTTCAGCTCGCATATG CTTAATCGAGATACATGGGCTAACGAAGCTGTTTCTCAAACAATTACTACCAATTTTATCTTCTGGCAG GTATATGATGATACCACTGAAGGTCAGAAAGTTTGCACATATTACAAGTTGGACTCTATGCCTGTTGTGCTCACCATTGATCCCATAACTGGACAAAAAATGCGTGTTTGGAATGGAATGGTTCAACCTGAACGTTTGCTGGAG GATCTTTTGCCCTTCTTGGATAGTGGCCCAAAGGATCATCATGTGACTTTGTCACATAAACGTCCAAGAGAAAGTTCTCTGGCTCAACCACAGAAAACTAAAG CTGATTTGATTTCAGATGCCCCAGCAGTTGCAGACAAAACTAATGAAGAGGATGAGGAAGTATTGAGAGCTTTGGCAGCTTCCATGGAAAGTATAAAAGACACAAGTAGAGTGAATTCCAAAGACAAAGATATTGTTACTGAGAAAGAAGAGGAAACATGCTCAGCTGAGAAGCCTACTTATCCGCCTTTGCCTGAAGAACCCAAGGGTGACAGGAGACTCCTCTGTAGGGTTGGCATCCGTCTTCCAGATGGGCGCAGGCTGCAGCGAAATTTCTTCCGCTCTGATCCAGTACAG CTGCTATGGTCATTCTGCCATTCTCAACTAGAGGAAGCCAAAACAAGGCCATTCCGGCTGACACAAGCGATTCCAGGAGCTTTAAAGTGTCTGGATTATGATAGTGAATCGACTTTCGAGGAGTCGGGGCTTGCCAACTCCATGATTTCAGTTACATGGGACTGA